Proteins from a genomic interval of Streptomyces sp. SID8374:
- a CDS encoding winged helix DNA-binding domain-containing protein, giving the protein MAAKKHPAVLSTRALNRATLDRQLLLRRSTMSAKDAVAHLVGLQAQNTKPPYFQLYSRLAGFDPRELSALMESREVVRIVTLRSTLHTHTAEDALTLRPLVQAARDRELKAFRRGLAGVDLDRLAAVSRELVEERPRPVKELREELLGHWPDADPLALTVAARCLLPLVQVTPRGLWERSGQVALTTAEHWLGRSSEPVPAPDATVLRYLDAFGPASVKDMQRWAGLTRLREVFDRLRPRLRTFRDENGTELFDLPDAPRPDPDTPAPPRFLPEFDNVLLGHDDRSRVIAEVNKGRNGVGNQAYGTVLVDGFFEAVWRVERDGDTAALTVQPLRTLRRGERAEIGEEGERMLSVMTDAASYDVRFGTFLDFGE; this is encoded by the coding sequence ATGGCCGCGAAGAAGCACCCCGCCGTCCTCTCCACCCGGGCGCTGAACCGGGCGACCCTGGACCGCCAGCTCCTGCTGCGCCGGTCCACGATGTCCGCCAAGGACGCGGTCGCCCATCTCGTCGGGCTCCAGGCGCAGAACACCAAGCCGCCGTACTTCCAGCTCTACTCACGGCTGGCCGGGTTCGACCCGCGCGAGCTGTCCGCCCTCATGGAGTCCCGTGAAGTGGTCCGGATCGTCACCCTCCGCTCCACCCTCCACACCCATACGGCGGAGGACGCCCTGACCCTGCGGCCGCTGGTGCAGGCGGCGCGCGACCGGGAGCTGAAGGCGTTCCGGCGCGGGCTGGCCGGGGTGGACCTGGACCGGCTCGCCGCCGTCAGCAGGGAGCTGGTGGAGGAGCGGCCCCGCCCGGTCAAGGAGCTGCGCGAGGAGCTGCTCGGCCACTGGCCCGACGCCGACCCGCTCGCGCTCACGGTGGCCGCCCGGTGTCTGCTGCCGCTGGTCCAGGTCACCCCGCGCGGGCTGTGGGAGCGGAGCGGGCAGGTGGCGCTGACCACGGCGGAGCACTGGCTCGGCCGGTCCTCCGAACCGGTCCCGGCGCCGGACGCCACTGTCCTGCGCTACCTCGACGCCTTCGGCCCCGCCTCGGTCAAGGACATGCAGCGCTGGGCGGGGCTGACCCGGCTGCGCGAGGTCTTCGACCGGCTGCGGCCCCGGCTCCGCACCTTCCGCGACGAGAACGGCACCGAACTCTTCGATCTCCCCGACGCCCCGCGCCCCGACCCGGACACCCCGGCCCCGCCGCGCTTCCTGCCCGAGTTCGACAACGTGCTCCTGGGCCACGACGACCGCTCGCGCGTGATCGCGGAGGTGAACAAGGGCCGCAACGGGGTGGGCAACCAGGCGTACGGGACCGTGCTGGTCGACGGGTTCTTCGAGGCCGTCTGGCGGGTCGAACGCGACGGGGACACGGCGGCGCTGACCGTGCAGCCGCTGCGCACCCTGCGGCGGGGCGAGCGCGCGGAGATCGGCGAGGAGGGGGAGCGGATGCTGTCGGTGATGACGGACGCGGCCTCGTACGACGTACGGTTCGGCACGTTCCTGGACTTCGGGGAGTGA
- a CDS encoding helix-turn-helix transcriptional regulator translates to MPEPVDAVEMQTALAGLRRTSGLPVAFGGLLSDARHARIAELNGAQTSALRGLVISAGSGLGGKAIALARPCAVTDYPASRHISHEYDTAVAAEGLRSVVAVPVVVRRTVRGVLYGALRTPVSLGDRTFDAAVAAARDVEQALAVRDEVRELLALTREQVAAGPGTAPGAWEDVREAHRELRALVPRVVDPALRDELLAVCGRLASASGARAPAAAMEVRLAPREVDVMACVAAGATNAAAARQLGLRPETVKGYLRSAMRKLGAHTRLEAVVAARRAGLLP, encoded by the coding sequence GTGCCGGAACCGGTCGATGCGGTCGAGATGCAGACGGCGCTGGCGGGGCTGCGCCGCACGAGCGGGCTGCCCGTCGCGTTCGGCGGGCTGCTGTCGGACGCCCGCCACGCACGGATCGCCGAGCTGAACGGGGCGCAGACCAGCGCGCTGCGGGGCCTGGTCATCTCGGCCGGGAGCGGCCTCGGCGGCAAGGCCATCGCGCTGGCCCGGCCCTGCGCGGTGACGGACTACCCGGCCTCGCGCCACATCAGCCACGAGTACGACACGGCGGTGGCGGCGGAGGGGCTGCGCTCGGTGGTCGCGGTGCCCGTCGTCGTACGGCGGACGGTGCGGGGCGTGCTGTACGGGGCGCTGCGTACGCCGGTGAGCCTCGGGGACCGCACGTTCGACGCGGCGGTGGCGGCGGCCCGTGACGTGGAGCAGGCGCTCGCGGTGCGCGACGAGGTCCGGGAGCTGCTGGCCCTGACCCGGGAGCAGGTGGCGGCCGGTCCCGGTACGGCTCCGGGCGCGTGGGAGGACGTGCGCGAGGCCCATCGGGAGCTGCGCGCGCTGGTGCCGAGGGTGGTCGACCCGGCGCTCCGCGACGAGCTGCTGGCCGTCTGCGGGCGCCTCGCCTCGGCGTCCGGGGCGCGGGCCCCGGCGGCGGCCATGGAGGTGCGGCTCGCCCCGCGCGAGGTGGACGTCATGGCGTGCGTGGCGGCGGGCGCCACGAACGCGGCGGCCGCCCGTCAGCTGGGACTGCGCCCCGAGACCGTGAAGGGATACCTGCGCTCGGCCATGCGCAAGCTGGGGGCGCACACCCGGCTGGAGGCGGTGGTGGCGGCGCGCCGGGCGGGGCTGCTGCCGTAG
- a CDS encoding AMP-binding protein: MPATSATETFRAARDFLLEHREEYERAYAGFRWPRAAHFNWALDWFDVIAEDNDRTALHIVEEDGRRTEVSFAAMSERSDRAANWLKKQGVREGDRILVMLGNQVELWETALAAMKLRAVIIPATPLLGPADLRDRVERGRVRHVLVRDADTGKFDEVPGSYTRIAVGEEVAGWRPYAEVADAPADFTPDRETDADEPLMLYFTSGTTARPKLVEHTHVSYPVGHLSTMYWIGLRPGDVHLNISSPGWAKHAWSNLFAPWTAEATVFIFNYTRFDASRLMAEMDRSGITSFCAPPTVWRMLIQADLSQLKVPPREVVAAGEPLNPEVIETVRREWGVTIRDGFGQTETAVQVANTPGQLLKSGSMGRPCPGFTVVLLDPVTGQPGVSEGEIALDLSDHPVGLMTGYHGDPDRTAEAMAGGYYRTGDIGARDEDGYITYVGRSDDVFKSSDYKISPFELESALLEHEAVAEAAVVPAPDPLRLSVPKAYVVLAEGWEPGPETAKVLFEHSRAVLAPYKRLRRLEFAELPKTVSGKIRRIELRERTALGAGTEFDEGDLK, translated from the coding sequence ATGCCGGCAACGAGTGCGACGGAGACGTTCCGGGCCGCCCGGGACTTCCTGCTGGAGCACCGCGAGGAGTACGAGCGCGCCTACGCCGGATTCCGCTGGCCCCGGGCCGCCCACTTCAACTGGGCGCTGGACTGGTTCGACGTCATCGCCGAGGACAACGACCGCACCGCCCTGCACATCGTGGAGGAGGACGGCCGGCGTACCGAGGTCTCCTTCGCGGCCATGTCCGAGCGCTCCGACCGGGCCGCCAACTGGCTGAAGAAACAGGGGGTCCGGGAAGGCGACCGCATCCTCGTGATGCTCGGCAACCAGGTGGAGCTGTGGGAGACCGCGCTCGCCGCGATGAAGCTGCGCGCCGTGATCATCCCCGCCACCCCGCTGCTCGGCCCCGCCGACCTGCGCGACCGGGTGGAGCGCGGGCGGGTGCGCCATGTGCTGGTGCGGGACGCGGACACCGGGAAGTTCGACGAGGTGCCGGGCTCCTACACCAGGATCGCGGTGGGCGAGGAGGTGGCGGGCTGGCGGCCGTACGCCGAAGTGGCCGACGCCCCGGCCGACTTCACGCCCGACCGGGAGACGGACGCCGACGAGCCGCTGATGCTGTACTTCACCTCCGGCACCACCGCCCGGCCGAAGCTGGTCGAACACACCCATGTGTCCTACCCCGTCGGCCACTTGTCGACGATGTACTGGATCGGGCTGCGCCCCGGCGACGTCCACCTCAACATCTCCTCGCCCGGCTGGGCCAAGCACGCCTGGTCCAACCTCTTCGCCCCGTGGACCGCCGAGGCCACCGTCTTCATCTTCAACTACACCCGCTTCGACGCCTCCCGGCTGATGGCCGAGATGGACCGCTCGGGCATCACCAGCTTCTGCGCCCCGCCCACGGTCTGGCGCATGCTCATCCAGGCTGACCTGTCGCAGCTGAAGGTCCCGCCGCGCGAGGTCGTCGCGGCGGGGGAGCCGCTGAACCCCGAGGTCATCGAGACGGTCCGGCGCGAGTGGGGCGTCACCATCCGGGACGGTTTCGGCCAGACGGAGACCGCCGTCCAGGTCGCCAACACCCCCGGCCAGCTCCTCAAGTCCGGCTCCATGGGCCGGCCTTGCCCCGGCTTCACCGTCGTCCTGCTGGACCCGGTCACGGGTCAGCCGGGCGTGAGCGAGGGCGAGATCGCACTCGACCTCTCCGACCACCCCGTGGGCCTGATGACCGGCTACCACGGCGACCCGGACCGTACGGCCGAGGCGATGGCGGGCGGCTACTACCGCACGGGCGACATCGGGGCGCGCGACGAGGACGGCTACATCACCTACGTGGGGCGGAGCGACGACGTCTTCAAGTCATCCGACTACAAGATCTCGCCCTTCGAGCTGGAGAGCGCCCTCCTGGAACACGAAGCGGTCGCCGAGGCCGCCGTCGTGCCCGCCCCCGACCCGCTGCGGCTCTCCGTCCCGAAGGCGTACGTCGTGCTGGCCGAGGGCTGGGAGCCCGGCCCGGAGACGGCGAAGGTCCTCTTCGAGCACTCGCGGGCGGTCCTCGCCCCGTACAAACGCCTGCGCAGGCTGGAGTTCGCCGAACTGCCCAAGACCGTCTCCGGCAAGATCCGCCGCATCGAACTGCGGGAGCGCACCGCCCTGGGCGCCGGCACCGAGTTCGACGAGGGGGACCTGAAATGA
- a CDS encoding AMP-binding protein, giving the protein MSTLSYAHGTGTTALLGDTIGRNLDRAIAAHGDREALVDVVSGRRWTYTELGADVDELARALMASGVEKGDRVGIWAVNCPEWVLIQYATARIGAVMVTINPAYRAHELEFVLNQAGIRLLVASLAHRTSDYRALIGQVRANCPSLRAVHYIGDPSWTELTATAPAVSPAQLAAREAELSCDDPINIQYTSGTTGFPKGATLSHHNILNNGYFVGEMIAYTEADRVCLPVPFYHCFGMVMGNLAITSHGACIVIPGPSFEPAAVLAAVQQERCTSLYGVPTMFIAELNLPDFASYDLSSLRTGIMAGSPCPVEVMKRVVAEMHMDEVSICYGMTETSPVSTQTRRDDDLERRTGTVGRALPHIEVKVVDPVTGVTVERGSAGELCTRGYSVMLGYWDQPDRTAEVIDAGRWMHTGDLAVMREDGYLQVVGRIKDMIIRGGENVYPREIEEFLHGHPKIADVQVVGVPDERYGEEILACVIPRDPADPPSLEEITAYCRERLAHYKIPRRLRVLDAFPMTVSGKVRKIELRETYAG; this is encoded by the coding sequence ATGAGCACCTTGTCCTACGCGCACGGCACCGGCACCACCGCCCTGCTCGGCGACACCATCGGCCGCAACCTGGACCGGGCGATCGCCGCCCACGGGGACCGGGAGGCGCTGGTCGACGTCGTCTCCGGCCGCCGCTGGACGTACACGGAGCTCGGCGCCGACGTCGACGAACTGGCCCGCGCCCTGATGGCGTCGGGGGTGGAGAAGGGCGACCGGGTCGGCATCTGGGCGGTCAACTGCCCCGAGTGGGTGCTGATCCAGTACGCCACCGCCCGCATCGGTGCCGTCATGGTCACCATCAACCCCGCCTACCGCGCCCACGAGCTGGAGTTCGTCCTCAACCAGGCCGGCATCCGCCTGCTGGTCGCCTCCCTAGCCCACCGCACCAGCGACTACCGCGCCCTCATCGGCCAGGTCCGCGCCAACTGCCCCTCCCTGCGGGCCGTCCACTACATCGGCGACCCGTCCTGGACCGAACTGACCGCCACCGCCCCGGCCGTCAGCCCGGCCCAACTGGCGGCGCGCGAGGCCGAGCTGTCCTGCGACGACCCCATCAACATCCAGTACACCTCGGGCACCACCGGCTTCCCCAAGGGCGCCACCCTCTCCCACCACAACATCCTCAACAACGGCTATTTCGTGGGGGAGATGATCGCCTACACGGAGGCCGACCGGGTCTGTCTGCCGGTCCCCTTCTACCACTGCTTCGGCATGGTCATGGGCAACCTCGCCATCACCTCGCACGGCGCCTGCATCGTGATCCCGGGCCCGTCCTTCGAGCCCGCCGCCGTGCTGGCCGCCGTCCAGCAGGAGCGCTGCACCTCGCTCTACGGCGTGCCCACCATGTTCATCGCCGAGCTGAACCTGCCGGACTTCGCCTCGTACGACCTCTCCTCGCTCCGCACCGGGATCATGGCCGGATCACCCTGCCCGGTCGAGGTGATGAAGCGGGTGGTCGCCGAGATGCACATGGACGAGGTGTCCATCTGTTACGGCATGACGGAGACCTCGCCCGTCTCCACCCAGACCCGCCGCGACGACGACCTGGAGCGCCGCACCGGCACGGTGGGCCGCGCGCTGCCGCACATCGAGGTCAAGGTGGTCGACCCGGTGACCGGGGTGACCGTGGAGCGCGGCAGCGCGGGTGAACTCTGCACCCGGGGCTACAGCGTGATGCTCGGCTACTGGGACCAGCCCGACCGCACCGCCGAAGTCATCGACGCGGGCCGCTGGATGCACACCGGGGACCTCGCGGTGATGCGCGAGGACGGCTACCTCCAGGTCGTCGGCCGGATCAAGGACATGATCATCCGGGGCGGCGAGAACGTGTACCCGAGGGAGATCGAGGAGTTCCTGCACGGCCACCCGAAGATCGCCGACGTCCAGGTGGTCGGCGTGCCGGACGAGCGGTACGGGGAGGAGATCCTGGCCTGTGTCATCCCCCGGGACCCGGCCGATCCGCCGAGCCTGGAGGAGATCACCGCGTACTGCCGGGAGCGGCTCGCCCACTACAAGATCCCGCGCAGGCTGCGGGTCCTGGACGCCTTCCCGATGACGGTGAGCGGGAAGGTCCGCAAGATCGAGTTGCGCGAGACGTACGCCGGCTGA
- a CDS encoding GNAT family N-acetyltransferase — MRIRSARRSDLRLLQDIERAAGEPFRTLGMTSVADDDPPPLDLLESYRRAGRCWVATDPLSATGDRPLAYAIADPVDGALHIEQISVDPVAARRGIGRTLISHLAALAVGQGLTALTLTTFTDVPWNAPYYARIGFRVPHEGELTEGLRRIRGEEAQHGLDRWPRVCMRRDLPPDLPSAAEAASTSVAVSGAP; from the coding sequence ATGCGTATCCGCTCCGCCAGACGCTCCGATCTCCGCCTTCTCCAGGACATCGAGCGCGCCGCAGGGGAACCCTTCCGCACCCTCGGCATGACATCCGTGGCCGACGACGATCCGCCCCCTCTGGACCTGCTGGAGAGCTACCGGCGGGCCGGACGGTGCTGGGTGGCCACCGATCCCCTCTCCGCCACCGGCGACCGGCCGCTCGCCTATGCGATCGCCGACCCCGTCGACGGGGCCCTGCACATCGAACAGATCTCGGTGGACCCGGTGGCGGCCCGCCGGGGCATCGGCCGCACCCTGATCTCCCACCTCGCCGCACTCGCCGTCGGACAGGGGCTCACCGCGCTCACCCTGACGACGTTCACCGATGTGCCGTGGAACGCCCCGTACTACGCGCGCATCGGCTTCCGGGTGCCGCACGAGGGGGAACTGACCGAGGGGCTGCGCAGGATCCGGGGGGAGGAGGCGCAGCACGGTCTGGACCGCTGGCCCCGGGTCTGCATGCGGCGCGACCTGCCGCCCGACCTGCCGTCGGCGGCGGAAGCGGCGTCGACGTCGGTCGCTGTCAGTGGCGCCCCGTAA
- the gcl gene encoding glyoxylate carboligase: MPRMTAARAAVEILKREGVSNAFGVPGAAINPFYAALKASGGVQHTLARHVEGASHMAEGYTRAKAGNIGVCIGTSGPAGTDMITGLYSAIADSIPILCITGQAPTAVLHKEDFQAVDIASIAKPVTKAATTVLEAAQVPGVFQQAFHLMRTGRPGPVLIDLPIDVQLTEIEFDPELYEPLPVHKPAASRKQIERAVELLNASERPLLVAGGGIINADASELLVEFAELTGVPVIPTLMGWGILPDDHELNAGMVGLQTSHRYGNANFLESDFVLGIGNRWANRHTGKLDVYTQGRTFVHVDIEPTQLGKIFAPDLGIASDAKAALELFVEVARELKAAGKLKDRSAWAASTQERKATLQRRTHFDNVPLKPQRVYEEMNRAFGPETRYVTTIGLSQIAGAQMLHVYKPRHWINCGQAGPLGWTIPAALGVATADPEGTVVALSGDYDFQFMLEELAVGAQHRIPYVHVLVNNSYLGLIRQAQRNFDIDFQVNLEFENLNSPELGVYGVDHVKVVEGLGCKAIRVTEPDQLLPAFEEAKKLAAEFRVPVVVEAILERVTNIAMSGTDIASVNEFEDIATDPSHAPTAIRPLTVS, encoded by the coding sequence ATGCCTCGTATGACCGCTGCCCGTGCGGCAGTCGAGATCCTCAAGCGCGAAGGCGTCAGCAACGCGTTCGGTGTGCCGGGTGCGGCGATCAACCCCTTCTACGCGGCCCTCAAGGCCTCCGGCGGGGTCCAGCACACGCTGGCCCGGCACGTCGAGGGCGCCTCCCACATGGCGGAGGGCTACACCCGGGCCAAGGCCGGCAACATCGGCGTCTGCATCGGTACGTCGGGCCCGGCGGGCACCGACATGATCACCGGTCTGTACTCCGCCATCGCCGACTCCATCCCGATCCTGTGCATCACCGGCCAGGCCCCGACCGCCGTCCTGCACAAGGAGGACTTCCAGGCCGTCGACATCGCCTCGATCGCCAAGCCGGTCACCAAGGCGGCGACCACCGTCCTGGAGGCCGCCCAGGTCCCCGGCGTCTTCCAGCAGGCCTTCCATCTGATGCGCACCGGCCGCCCCGGCCCGGTCCTCATCGACCTGCCGATCGACGTCCAGCTCACCGAGATCGAGTTCGACCCCGAGCTGTACGAGCCCCTCCCGGTGCACAAGCCCGCCGCCTCCCGCAAGCAGATCGAGCGGGCCGTGGAGCTGCTGAACGCCTCGGAGCGCCCGCTGCTCGTTGCAGGCGGCGGCATCATCAACGCCGACGCCTCCGAGCTGCTGGTGGAGTTCGCCGAGCTGACCGGCGTCCCCGTCATCCCCACCCTGATGGGCTGGGGCATCCTCCCCGACGACCACGAGCTGAACGCGGGCATGGTCGGCCTCCAGACCTCCCACCGCTACGGCAACGCCAACTTCCTGGAGTCCGACTTCGTCCTCGGCATCGGCAACCGCTGGGCCAACCGCCACACCGGCAAGCTGGACGTCTACACCCAGGGCCGCACCTTCGTCCACGTCGACATCGAGCCCACCCAGCTCGGCAAGATCTTCGCCCCCGACCTGGGCATCGCCTCCGACGCCAAGGCCGCGCTGGAGCTCTTCGTCGAGGTGGCGCGCGAGCTGAAGGCGGCGGGCAAGCTCAAGGACCGCTCCGCCTGGGCCGCCTCCACCCAGGAGCGCAAGGCCACCCTCCAGCGCCGCACCCACTTCGACAACGTGCCGCTCAAGCCGCAGCGCGTCTACGAGGAGATGAACCGGGCGTTCGGCCCCGAGACCCGTTACGTCACCACCATCGGGCTCTCCCAGATCGCGGGCGCCCAGATGCTGCACGTCTACAAGCCGCGCCACTGGATCAACTGCGGCCAGGCGGGCCCCCTCGGCTGGACGATCCCGGCCGCGCTGGGTGTCGCCACCGCCGACCCGGAGGGCACGGTCGTCGCCCTCTCCGGCGACTACGACTTCCAGTTCATGCTGGAGGAGCTGGCCGTCGGCGCGCAGCACCGCATCCCCTACGTCCACGTCCTGGTGAACAACTCCTACCTGGGCCTCATCCGCCAGGCGCAGCGCAACTTCGACATCGACTTCCAGGTCAACCTGGAGTTCGAGAACCTCAACTCCCCGGAGCTGGGCGTCTACGGCGTCGACCACGTCAAGGTCGTCGAGGGCCTGGGCTGCAAGGCCATCCGGGTCACCGAGCCGGACCAGCTGCTGCCCGCCTTCGAGGAGGCGAAGAAGCTCGCCGCCGAGTTCCGGGTCCCCGTCGTCGTCGAAGCGATCCTGGAGCGGGTCACCAACATCGCGATGAGCGGCACCGACATCGCCTCGGTCAACGAGTTCGAGGACATCGCCACGGACCCGTCCCACGCCCCCACCGCGATCCGCCCGCTGACGGTGTCCTGA
- a CDS encoding pyridoxamine 5'-phosphate oxidase family protein, whose translation MADYHHGELAVQHRAGLRDPAAGSLRAIRDAVPDAAAVFLARQPMIVVGAADASGRLWSTLLTGEPGLLGVPDPKTLTIGALPAADDPLGAVLRESGTRVGAIAIEPATRRRIRLNGTSVPEGDGVRVALDQVIGNCPKYLQRREYALLPPDRAGRRTAVRRGDALTTVQQLTLATSDSFFIATASPDGDADASHRGGNPGFLQMLSPTRLRWPDYAGNAMFLTLGNLELHPQAGLLVPDWETGDLLQLSGTAHTVWDGAQAAAVPGAQRTVEFGIEAVQETRDAVRLRWSDPDFSRFNPPVAPG comes from the coding sequence ATGGCCGACTACCACCACGGCGAACTCGCCGTGCAGCACCGGGCCGGACTGCGCGACCCGGCGGCCGGATCGCTCCGCGCCATCCGCGACGCCGTGCCCGACGCGGCCGCGGTCTTCCTCGCCCGCCAGCCGATGATCGTCGTCGGTGCGGCCGACGCCTCCGGGCGGCTCTGGAGCACCCTGCTCACCGGCGAGCCCGGCCTCCTCGGCGTACCGGACCCGAAGACCCTGACGATCGGCGCCCTGCCCGCCGCCGACGACCCGCTCGGCGCGGTGCTCCGGGAGAGCGGCACCCGGGTCGGCGCGATCGCCATCGAACCGGCGACCCGCCGCCGTATCCGCCTCAACGGCACCTCGGTGCCCGAGGGCGACGGCGTACGGGTCGCTCTCGACCAGGTGATCGGCAACTGCCCCAAGTACCTCCAGAGACGGGAGTACGCCCTGCTCCCGCCCGACCGGGCCGGCCGGCGCACGGCGGTCCGCCGGGGGGACGCGCTGACCACCGTCCAGCAGCTCACCCTCGCCACCTCCGACAGCTTCTTCATCGCCACCGCCTCACCGGACGGCGACGCGGACGCCTCGCACCGGGGCGGCAACCCCGGCTTCCTCCAGATGCTCTCGCCCACCCGGCTCCGCTGGCCCGACTACGCGGGCAACGCCATGTTCCTCACCCTGGGCAACCTCGAACTCCACCCGCAGGCAGGGCTGTTGGTACCCGACTGGGAGACCGGCGACCTCCTCCAGCTCTCCGGCACCGCCCACACCGTCTGGGACGGGGCGCAGGCCGCGGCCGTACCGGGGGCGCAGCGCACCGTGGAGTTCGGGATCGAGGCCGTCCAGGAGACCCGGGACGCGGTACGGCTGCGCTGGAGCGATCCGGACTTCTCCCGGTTCAACCCGCCGGTGGCACCCGGGTAG
- a CDS encoding TetR/AcrR family transcriptional regulator C-terminal domain-containing protein, with the protein MESGGHRSGRTGRPPRLSQEAILVAAQRILDTEGPERLSMRRLAREMSSTAMALYHHVQDKDELLLLLLDAHARRYPRPVLPGEPRARLLAAAQVLHDLLAECPWIVEVLSFDDFVSESSLWVVENIVDAAVGCGMTLEDAVYAFRVIWHYTTGELAIRAGRERVRARPERPEYREHALEFLDSVDFPRLNAVGRRWAGLTSRDDHRKGLEAVVAGLLEQKAEVVGVMTEAVQGCPCC; encoded by the coding sequence ATGGAGTCCGGCGGACACCGCTCCGGCCGAACCGGCCGCCCGCCCCGCCTCTCGCAGGAGGCGATACTCGTCGCCGCGCAGCGCATTCTCGACACGGAGGGTCCCGAGCGCCTCTCCATGCGCCGGCTGGCCCGGGAGATGTCCAGTACGGCCATGGCCCTCTACCACCACGTACAGGACAAGGACGAGCTCCTCCTGCTGCTTCTCGACGCGCACGCCAGGCGCTATCCGCGTCCGGTGCTGCCGGGCGAGCCGCGCGCCCGCCTCCTCGCCGCCGCCCAGGTGCTGCACGACCTCCTCGCGGAGTGCCCGTGGATCGTGGAGGTGCTCTCCTTCGACGACTTCGTCAGCGAGTCCTCGCTGTGGGTCGTGGAGAACATCGTCGACGCGGCGGTCGGGTGCGGGATGACGCTGGAGGACGCCGTGTACGCGTTCCGCGTGATCTGGCACTACACCACGGGCGAACTCGCCATCCGGGCCGGCCGGGAGCGCGTACGGGCCCGGCCGGAGCGCCCGGAGTACCGTGAACACGCCCTGGAATTCCTGGACTCGGTGGACTTCCCCCGCCTCAACGCGGTCGGCAGACGGTGGGCGGGGCTCACCTCCCGGGACGACCACCGCAAAGGTCTGGAGGCCGTCGTCGCCGGGCTGCTGGAGCAGAAGGCCGAGGTCGTGGGCGTGATGACCGAGGCCGTCCAGGGCTGCCCGTGCTGCTGA